A region of the Zootoca vivipara chromosome 3, rZooViv1.1, whole genome shotgun sequence genome:
TGCTGTCAGTAATGATTTTCCTGTTGGAAGTTTGGGTACAACTCAGCTTAATGAGGGAAGTTTGCATGGGGTATGCACAGATAGCTTGATGAACTTCTAGATTCCTAGACTATCCCTGTACCTTTATCTCTATGCTGACTTGTTGCTCAGTTTAGACTGATACATCTTAGGTTGCATTCTGTTTACATCTTAGGTTGCATTCTGTTTACGACTTGTTCCTCCTCACGCTTTTACAGGACCTAAAAGTGAAAGGCCATCTTGATCTACCTTCTGAGAACAAAAAGGCAAGTATGACTTCTTTGTTTCTCCAACTAGATAGTTAGGTAGGACTATAGAACTCTTTCtgtgggagtgattctggggttgatgtcggcaagccgcatcaagcctggcaggagagctgtcaaatgtaaaaggttatcgcgtgcaatgctggcaagccacattgtacgtcggtataAGCATACACGTATCTATAGGTTAGGTCAttaggacagagcagggcagcaggtcaccataggactgggcagaggtggggagaacaggatggaactggtttgggcaagttataacaagggaagcaggtccaagccagagaggttgaacccaggtcgggaggaaaacaatggaatggggaggagattctgggaggctagcagcagtcacaagattgaggggagggggatgtgtaaagagtgcacatgtgacaaggaggtgtttgagggatacgtgaggatcaggcacttcccttatggagggaaaactgggtgttggcaggatgtgacacatggggaagttccaccttttctgggatgtcctgactgtcattggaggaagactgcactggttgttaatgatttacttggttacaaaatctcaataaaagggggctcctgcttttgctctgggtcacccccggaatatactacctttgtgttgcgtctgtttgccacctcaacaTTGGTGGCGACCCCGACGCGATCGCCCTATTCATAAGAGACTGAGATAGTCTGGATCCTCAGCGCAGCGCGCTCAACGTGAGTATGGGACAACAGGAATCAGCTCAGCGACTGCAGCACGCGGAAGAGTTGAAGGGGCTTATAGAAGCCTCTGGTCAGGTAGTGCATAGTGTGGAATCACTAGTGGAATTATTGGAGGATATAGAGAGCTATTGCCCATCCTACCCGGAAGCGGGCTCTTTAAATCTGCGGGATTGGGAGAGAATAGGGATGGTGTTGTTGACCTCCCCCCGTGCGTCCATAGCGACtgtgttgttgtggcaaaggTGTAGAGACGCGATAGCAAAGGTAGGGATTGCATTGGGATCTAACCGAAAGAGATCAGTAACCAGCAATCAGGGACCATCCCTGCCCGATTCTCGGCTCCAAGGGGAGAAGGTTAAAACTTCTCCAGTTTCAGCCCCTAAGGCAAAAACAGCTACAGTAGCTGCTAATGCAGAGACAGCAGGGGTTCAGGATGTTAATTCCTTAGACTCTCCATTGGCCCCTGAAAAGCCGATGGTGAGCGCAGTGTGTAAAGGATTTCAGATGGAAAGAGATAAGGGAGCGTTGTCTAGCGAGGAGTTAGAAGCGGGAATGCAAGCTTTCCCTGTAACTCAGGTTGTTAATGCCCAGGGACAAGCTCAGTACAATTGGTCTTCTTTGTCGTATCAGATTATGAGGGAACTTAGAAAGAGTCTGAAAGAGACAGGGTTACGCTCCACTTTTACATTGGGGTTGCTTGAAAGTGTCAGTAATTCTTATGACTTGATACCCCAGGACTGGaaggaacagcagaaaggaaCTTTGGCAGGacttcctgccttcctcctcgcTGCTTACTTAAATGTCCCGCGTGCCTCAAACTGTATTGCCGGCTCCTGTGCTGTAGAGCATGCTGGAGACTGGGTGATTTTGAGTGAGCTGAAAAGGGCTCTCTTTGCGAAGGCCAACAGCATTAAGCTCACAATGCCTGagcaaatgtttccttttaatCCAGGAAGGTGAGAAGCTTTGATCTGCATTCCTTTCCTTGAGGTAGTTTAAATGGTTAATAGATATCTGGCTGTGTCTTCTCAAATTGCTTAAGGCTCTCTTTAAAAACAGAGGAGCCTGCCTATTGTCATTTTGCAGTTTTTCAGTCTGCTTAAAGTAGCCAGTTCAGACTGAAAACCTAAAATATCTGCAGCGGATTGTTTCTGAAGAAAATACCTTTTTTCTCCTCACTAATGTGAATGAAGGAttatgttttctctccccatgCCAGCTTTATTGTCTTTTCTGAAGGGTTCAGTGCAAATCATTCTGCTTGCTTGTTGGTTGTACTGTACTACaaattctttcccctccttttctaaTGCATGGTTGCCCTATACCCACTTAggtattaataggtttagatttggttaaagaatggggattgctggaaaactcactgtttacatttgttttcaagtgCCACCCAATTCATTGCCAGTAGCCAATTCCAGAGGATTTCACTGCTTGCATTAAATGAGTCTCCAATTGTAGAATTGGTAGTTGATTTCCCATTTATAGGTGTGAACATGGAAATCTTACCTCTTCCTCTGTGTAGTCTAGTTAAATCTGATTTCTATTTCTGTGTAagaaatttacttctgattactccttatagaatttttccttttcaggttctgattaaaattcattttcagtAGGAATTCCAGTAATACTGCATTTGTTAGATGAATGTTTTTCCCCTCCAagacttatttctttattttagcaCTGGGTGAGCTTTTATCATATCTGGAGATGTGTTTAAATCCtacttctctgtgtgtgagagttggctcattgttttcctttcacaggtttgccctctgcacatgctcaagcgagTACCAGTTAACTGTGATTTTTCTCTGAAGGAAGttccaggaacaagcttgtttgattaataatatttcttacctacaggagtcattgtctcttgatttaaagtatttttgtctcatgatgtttatttcttttgattGTATGATTTTTCTTTTATCAGCTATCAAACACCTAACTATTTTATGTTTCCTTCTTTCTAAGATGGTTTGATTTTTCTTAGCTACAGCAGGTTCTAAGCCTTTACATGAACATTCTTGATTCGGTTGTAGTTTGGGATTAAATTGGTGCAGATAGTGGATTTTCTGTGTTGACTTGACAGTATTCATTTCTTCCTTAATTGCTGAAGTATATAGATGCAGCTTAGCCAAACAGTTTATAAggtatttttcagttcatttctgtAGGGTATGTGAATGCATAACAACctattaacatttttcttcaacTTAGCACTTTTTGCatactttattttaattgtatccTCTCATCATTTTGAAAGGCATGGGACCTCTGCTTTGATTTCTCCCTTGTGTACTTTCTTGGGATTCGTCCTGCAATAgtgcttgggttttctttttctcttaaatGTTAGATTCTTGGACTTTCCTATGATCTTCCAGGCCTCAAATTCTATTGAAGATTAAACAGCACTGTTTAACTTTTCTACAGAGAGTGCATGTACCATTCCAAGGATGGTTTTCTCGTTTCTCTGACCTACATCAGTCCATTCAAAAGCATGGATGCTCTTCATTTGAATATCTTTTGTACTTTATTGCCTATTTCTTTGGTTCTGCTTTTAAGAATTTGCTCAACAGAGAGTTTGATATTCTGCAGCCAGGAGAACCTGTAATTGGAGTCTTTCAGCATTTAAGAATACTTATATTTTTCATTGCCTCTTTCCAGACTTCCCTCTGCTTTTTATGTTTATAGAGGCAGGAATTCACTAGTCCAAACTGTATCTCAACATCTTAGCATAAGGTTCTGTGGGGACTGCAAAACACAGGAGCATTGCAGGATTACATGCTATTGTTGCTATGCACAGTCTCAGGGCTTTGTCTCTGAGAGTAAGTCTCTtgccaaacacaaacaaaaaaggaggaataccTATGGGTCTTCGGTATTATTTGGGTCTTCagtattatttatattaaatcacatttcacatttcacatttcacattaaatttaaatcattttgaatatttaaaaacacatgggGGAGGGGTTTCGCAGCTGTGTTTGATTCCGCAGGAAAAGCGATTTGGGTCCCTGCGAGGTGTGTCAAGCCCTGGAAAGATGGCGTGGCGACAAGGCCTGAATCCACCGCTGTCCAGTCTTCAGGATCCAGTTCCGGACTTGGCGTCACTCCAGATTCAGGATGCGCACAGGGATCGGGACCGGGCTCCGCGACAGCATCACCAGCCGACGTGGGGGACAATTAAAGCGCTGTCCTCGCAAGCTGTCATTCTGCTCCAGGCGCATGGCATGGACCTTACGCCAGACAATCTTTTGCTCGCTGCCTTTTCCTGCCTTGCTGCAAACTCCGAGAGACTGCGCACTAGCAATGATCCGCGTTCGCAATAAGGACAGTGAGAACTCTGATTAAAAGTTTGCATAAGAAGTCTTCCTTCCGTTGAAGGATACAGTTAATTTCGTTTCAACGTTTGAAAAGGATTTTTATGCTATTGAGCCCTCGCAAGTTGAGAGACTGAGCTTTCTTGCAGCTGCTACATTTAAGAGACTGTTGCAGTattctatttaagttacttgtAATCTTTTCTACGATAGGAAGGTTGGATACaatgttatttatgttttatactAAGGTTTACATGTTGCAAGGTGTGGGATGTTTACTGTTAAGAGGTTTTGGTTTTGACAGCCCATGCCCATAAAAGTGGCAACTGTTTCATTCTTTGGAAAGGTGGATACAGTATGCACAAGCACACACTCACCCCATTAGTCCCAgttgtacattttaataaaactaagaaaggggagatgtgggagtgattctggggttgatgtcggcaagccgcatcaagcctggcaggagagctgtcaaatgtaaaaggttatcgcgtgcaatgctggcaagccacattgtacgtcggtataAGCATACACGTATCTATAGGTTAGGTCAttaggacagagcagggcagcaggtcaccataggactgggcagaggtggggagaacaggatggaactggtttgggcaagttataacaagggaagcaggtccaagccagagaggttgaacccaggtcgggaggaaaacaatggaatggggaggagattctgggaggctagcagcagtcacaagattgaggggagggggatgtgtaaagagtgcacatgtgacaaggaggtgtttgagggatacgtgaggatcaggcacttcccttatggagggaaaactgggtgttggcaggatgtgacacatggggaagttccaccttttctgggatgtcctgactgtcattggaggaagactgcactggttgttaatgatttacttggttacaaaatctcaataaaagggggctcctgcttttgctctgggtcacccccggaatatactacctttgtgttgcgtctgtttgccacctcaacaCTTTCCTATTAAAAATGTACTTCCTTtaataaatataaactttttattttatactAAGTCTCAGTCTGAATACTTTACAACCCAAGGTGCACTCCAGGctaagctatatatatatatggcagacccctctaatccctggatccagcaagtgttagaatttaatcaaggcttctaattcttggaatagccaggctagcctcctggtgaggtgataacctgggtgatgagccattaaggagctcagtgtgagatggcaaatgggtggacaGACAACATTGTCAACAGACAATGCTGGAGTAGAGTTTTTTGCAGTGCTGTGGACCAGAACTTAAGCAGCAAGCTGAAGAGAGAGTCAGAACAGCAtttgagagcaatgtttgatttctcttTGAATCCAAGGCTCTGATGATGGGgaaagcaagaccctcttggggtgttgatgAACCCTCCATCATAGTCTTacattgtatatatgtgtaaataaaccatacatcataaagacaccacagtctccactgtgccacaTTCCTGAagaaaacacaaaccctgggtaaacatgcctggaacccctggaattctGCAGTGCTCAGAGATTGGAGTGACATGCAACAATGTGGACtacttaatggctcatcacccaggttATCACCTTACCAAGAGGCTAATACATGGACAGGTCAATATTGGCAGGTGTGTCTCTATACATTCTGCGCATAGAACattaaacacacatacaccaaaCTTGCAGAGGGGGCTGTGTAATGTACAAGCCCTTCCTCCACATATGCCCTACCAGTCATAATAATGGTCATTTTAAGACCATAAAAAACACTGTACATTAACTACCGGTATATGATATTATTCTACCTTGGCAGGGGGAGAGTTGCTATCTGCTTGGCTTATGACTAAAGTAATAACTGGTACACAGCTTTACACTGTGCATTCTTACTTCCTCCCATGACACCTGTAGGCATTCTATAGGTGTGCACACATTGTGTGCACTGTTCAGCCTGCTTTAAATAATTGAAGTGACAACTACGGTACCACTTCAAATACTATTACTTTTCTTAAGAATAAAATATTCCTAAAGTTCCTCTGCATATTATCATGCAATACCAGTTTCCCAGTCCACTATTCAAACCTTTAACACTCTTTCCCCTCAGTATAGATCACCCCTGCTCTTGCCTTGAGTGGTATTTTGTTTTACTGTGTGCTTAGCTCATAAACCCTCCTGCAGCTAATCAACAGCTCCAATTCAAAGGTAACAcaagccacccccaaactgatGAAATATTCCTAGTGAcccaataaatgtggaaaattggaGCCAAATGCATCATAAACAACACAAACTAGGTCTATGTAATTGGCACCCTGATGGAAAACACTTGACTCCCATGGAATGTGCTTTCAAATCTGTAAGCTTTTGACTCTAGCCTTCTATCGCAACACCACAGACCAGCTTTAGGAGCTAAAGCAACATCCATGATTTTGTAAGTGGCACAAAGCTTGTGGTGCTGGCACACGCACTTCCCATGCAATCTGGCCAGGATCCAAGTGTTCCTTCATGCAACCATGCGGAGGCCATGTGTGGGGCAGCCTTCtatgtaaaaacataaacatGGAGTGGGCAATTTCTGGAAAACGTTTAGAAACTAGATAGTGCTCCATTGAAACTTTCAGCCATTTCTTCTGTGGTGTTCTAGGGATGCCGTTAGGTGTTTCAGGTGTTTCGTTTCAGCTCATTGTTCTTGCTGTTGTATTcaaattttgtttttgtgtgtgtgtgtgtataaaattgttatatacatatgtgtgtaggaggggcagctgccccccatcaagtaaaaaaTAGAAATACCGTACTTAACTGACAAATcacgttggttctgcccccccccctaacaaaagtcctgccctcccccccaacaaaaatcctggctatgcctgtgtgtgtgtgtgtgtgtgtgtgtgtgtgtgtgtgtgtttatgtttatgtttatgtgtgtgagagagaatgaaatttatacagtatacagtatttgtttttattgttcaaTTATATTGGTTTTTTCCTGCGTTGGATCTGATTGTTTCATCATTACAAGCTGTTTTGGAACTGATATTtggaaaagagagaaataaatattcGAATGAA
Encoded here:
- the LOC118082292 gene encoding uncharacterized protein LOC118082292, translating into MGQQESAQRLQHAEELKGLIEASGQVVHSVESLVELLEDIESYCPSYPEAGSLNLRDWERIGMVLLTSPRASIATVLLWQRCRDAIAKVGIALGSNRKRSVTSNQGPSLPDSRLQGEKVKTSPVSAPKAKTATVAANAETAGVQDVNSLDSPLAPEKPMVSAVCKGFQMERDKGALSSEELEAGMQAFPVTQVVNAQGQAQYNWSSLSYQIMRELRKSLKETGLRSTFTLGLLESVSNSYDLIPQDWKEQQKGTLAGLPAFLLAAYLNVPRASNCIAGSCAVEHAGDWVILSELKRALFAKANSIKLTMPEQMFPFNPGR